In Plasmodium gaboni strain SY75 chromosome 14, whole genome shotgun sequence, one genomic interval encodes:
- a CDS encoding putative ubiquitin-protein ligase produces MYTFSSYFKIYYIYIILIILCFEKKVYTDDNVKKLNEIRDEFVEAYDLLDKAEYEKSFSILKNCVHYDIRCLTLSGIFYYLGLKPVNRNVCNALYIWKVCADYGSSDAQFYLGVMYSNYFSLPNLYSYYYKENEIENNLILFRTYLFLKAKNLEKQIADCLHNKKDEYDNYDDDNYYYNDTTNDKDEDIYKKFRNVPIIYFNKNNELILKIKNIKYNIDELENYFKNLNNFPNESKNKNDNSIYNEFNMNYIRNHNLSLLYFYSSSLGNHPASTLTLGVKYMNGYGVEKSCEAASRYYLKLTNEIFNFNEKNEFEIVDLIKLNVPYYDRYNMNNKKIKSIEIFLESSLHENHKILTMIARRYLIGIDGIEKDYKKAHNYLIKASKYNNSEAISLLGYIYLLGLGVPINYDKAMEYFIKGNKLNDSLSHNGLGYMHFFGLGSFRKNTNLAFYYFELASKNNLSSAQFNLACMYLSGVGVLQSFQHAFFWFYKSLNNGNLLAAYVIGFMHYNGIIASRNCKLAVSLLSKVAESNSFVLNTTNKIIRYTEKGRNKEALFLMALLAETGNLQSQVNLSYQIQTSDFPLFLPSNTHTKKIYASRYLAMASEHNDFKSLYTLGDYAYKGYGLYVHIYPKNNLPPNQFYDLTTNINIYQREKSTNKMKKEEYFKNEKNQTNHINKNMNNNYNINNNYNNDNINKDNNSNYTYQSSNAYQKHVPLIQNFDKIISTDFVDEEGNIFNDKWRFNYYFKFSFNQVDYELAYHHYKSIISYYPSNFHVIQTISRACYNLGYMHYYGIGVSKNIEKALIYFNSSIKIYPSYKVPSLLFVLYIYFHKYLYHFKKKINNFKKYFSFF; encoded by the exons ATGTATACATTTTCTAGTTATTTTAAGATATACTAcatatacattatattaatCATTTTATGTTTTGAAAAAAAGGTTTATACTGATGATAATGTTAAGAAGTTGAATGAGATAAGAGACGAATTTGTTGAAGCATATGATTTATTGGATAAAGCTGAATATGAAAAATCTTTTAGCATATTAAAAAACTGTGTACATTATGATATaag GTGTCTAACATTGAGTggtatattttattaccTAGGTTTAAAACCTGTGAATAGAAATGTGTGTAATGCactatatatatggaaaGTGTGTGCTGATTATGGTAGTTCAGATGCCCAATTTTATTTAGGTGTGATGTACTCTAATTATTTTTCCCTACCAAATTTATATTCctattattataaagaaaatgaaatagaaaataatttgattttatttaggacctatttatttttaaaagcTAAAAATCTTGAAAAACAAATTGCTGACTGTCTTCATAATAAGAAAGAtgaatatgataattatgatgatgataattattattataatgatactacaaatgataaagatgaagatatttataaaaaatttagGAATGTACctatcatatattttaataaaaataatgaactcatcttaaaaattaaaaatataaaatacaatatAGATGAACTTGagaattattttaaaaatttaaataattttccaaatgaaagtaaaaataaaaatgataattcAATCTATAATGAATttaatatgaattatattagaaatcataatttaagtttattatatttttatagtaGTAGCCTAGGCAATCATCCAGCTAGTACATTAACCCTAGGagttaaatatatgaatgGGTATGGTGTAGAAAAAAGCTGTGAAGCTGCCTCAagatattatttaaaactaaccaatgaaatatttaattttaatgaGAAGAATGAATTTGAAATAGTtgatttaataaaattgaaTGTACCTTATTATGATagatataatatgaataataaaaaaattaaaagtaTTGAAATTTTTCTAGAATCATCTTTACATGaaaatcataaaatattaacaatGATTGCTAGACGATATTTAATAGGTATAGATGGAATTGAAAaagattataaaaaagctcataattatttaataaaagcatcaaaatataataattcagaagctatatctttattaggatatatatacttattaGGTCTAGGAGTACCaataaattatgataaaGCAATggaatattttataaaaggaaataaattaaatgattCATTAAGTCATAATGGTTTAGGATATATGCATTTTTTTGGATTAGGTAGttttagaaaaaatacGAATTTAgcattttattattttgaattagcatctaaaaataatttatcatCAGCACAATTTAATTTAGCATGTATGTATTTAAGTGGAGTAGGAGTATTACAATCATTTCAACATGCTTTTTTTTGGTTTTATAAATCTTTAAATAATGGAAATTTATTAGCTGCATATGTAATTGGTTTTATGCATTATAATGGAATTATAGCATCAAGAAATTGTAAATTAGCTGTATCACTATTATCAAAGGTAGCTGAAAGTAATTCTTTTGTATTAAATACAActaataaaattataaggTATACAGAAAAAGGTAGAAATAAAGAAgcattatttttaatggCTCTACTTGCTGAAACTGGAAATTTACAATCACAAGTTAATTTATCATATCAAATACAAACATCTGATTTTCCTCTTTTCTTACCTTCTAATACACAtaccaaaaaaatatatgcaAGTAGATATCTAGCAATGGCTTCAGAACATAATGATTTTAAATCATTATACACATTAGGAGATTATGCTTATAAGGGATATGGTTTGtatgttcatatatatccaaaaaataatttgcCTCCTAATCAATTTTATGATCTAACAACaaatattaacatatatcAAAGGGAAAAATCaacaaataaaatgaaaaaggAAGAATATTTTAAGAATGAAAAGAACCAAACAAATCACATCAACAAGAACATGaacaataattataatattaataataattataataatgataatatcaataaagataataattctAATTATACATATCAAAGCAGTAATGCTTATCAAAAACATGTTCCTCTTATTCAAAattttgataaaataatatcaacCGATTTTGTTGATGAAGAAggtaatatttttaatgataaatggagatttaattattactttaaattttcttttaatcAAGTAGATTATGAATTAGcatatcatcattataaaAGTATCATTTCATATTATCCAAGCAATTTTCATGTTATTCAAACAATTTCAAGAGCTTGTTATAATCTAGGTTATATGCATTATTATGGTATAGGAGTAtctaaaaatattgaaaaggctctaatttattttaactCTTCTATTAAAATTTACCCATCATATAAAGTACCTTCTCTATTATTTGTtctctatatatattttcataaatatctatatcattttaaaaaaaaaattaataacTTCAAAAAGTATTTTTCCTTCTTCTAA